atgataTTAAAATCAGGTAGACAAGACAAAATACTAGGCCCTTTCACTCCCTTAGTGGGGTTTCCAGCAAGAGCCTCTTCCACCAGATCATCAGTCTGGGAGGGATTCCTCAACTCTGCTTTTTCATAGGGATAAGCCCTTACACGCCCCCTGCGTTTTAGCACACTTGTTCCTTTctgcatacaaaaagaacacccaaactcaccattaaactgtttaaagTTCTGAATCAGTGGCCGAGCAACTGAATCTGCCACCATGGTAGTAAGCAGTACTTTACTTGTGACAATTTCCCCACTTTCACTTTCCCATATAAGACCATTAGAGTACAACTCTATGCATTCATCGACAAATGGTTTCATGTAAGTGTtcatatttggtttgttttgaccaAACCACAGGCCACAAAGCATAACATGTTTTGCACGTAGCTGTATTGGCAGTTCATTAATAGTACACAAAATTGGCCACAAactttttgtgtttgatttgtgcactggcactccatcacagttgaaagtcagtgaTATGCTGTCTGGTGATGCAAGGGGTGATCgttttttgtataaatgtccATCATATATATCTTTGATGGAGGCATCCTTCTTCTCAAAGCGGTGTTTCAGGTGTTTCCCTAATTGGTGGTCCTCAAGCAGTtttttaatttggtattttaGTGGCAAGTACAAAAAACACTGGTCTTTTTGTGCATGCGCTTTTGATGTGTCCTGGTCACAGACTGGGCACTTGACATTAAAGGGACCTTCCTGCATGCTTACCTTGCAACTCTTGCACACATAATGTACTTCTAATATGTCTTTCActgaatcaaatgctttgtaGAAAAGGTACTTTGAGCCACTAACCAATTCCCCACCAGGACCAGCAATAAAGTTGATAAGATGCATGATGTCCTCCAAGGCTCTATTTGTTAATCCATGTTTGAGTTTTAATGCCAGCAGCAGGAGTTCCACCTGTTCTTTTGTTGGTTTCTGGTCTAAAGTTGGACTTGTGGGGTCTTCTAGATGTTCCTCTACTGGCTCCCCAGGTGAAGAGCTAGGGCCAGGTATGGGTTGGttcatctgtgaatttaaaACATTGGATTAGCAATCCCAAATTTGCACAGACTCATACAAATGTACCATTTCATGTGGTTGGTAACCACTTGCATTTGAAGGCTCAagtgtctttgtttattttttttaacagtcttcTCCAAATTAATTTTATGCCCCCTTTTGTccacatgtatatttttctgacaCTTTAAGCAACATCAGGAAGAATTGGGTTGTGGAATTATCTATGATGATTTACATTAACTAGTGTGCATGCACAAGcacgaacaaaacaaaaaacacctaactttattatttttgccatttttagCCACTTACTGTGTCATCAGAAGCAGTAGACACCGGGTCATCTTGATTGTCCTCTTGGGTGAgatacctaaaataaaaataaaaatcattcagcaagaaatatgtaggtttttttatttggtatttaatTTGGTGTGCGTGTTTTCTACTTACTGAGTTGTAGAAGAGGCCACAGCTTCTTCATCATCACCCATATCTTCAGAAATGTccctaacaaaaatgttgtggtaaTGTTAAAACACTTCATGCATCACTCAATATAATAGGATTGATATGACTGATTGATTAAGTCCAAGCAGGTAAATTCCATTCATGAGGTGAAACCTTTAAGACTGTagattcaaaacacacaaagtgaaatattttcctggCTAGAGTTCCAACTtgaacagttttctttatttatttactttggacATGGAAAGGTACAGTGGACatggaaagatacattttaccttTATACAAACATACTTAACATACATTAAGGGGAATTATGCCACATGCGTTTACATGGTATAGGAAATGATCTGTAGCTGGTAGCTTTGTTAGCTggctaatttagctagctagcttctagtACGTTTTGTTACAAGACTTACTTTCGTTTACGTCTTCTCTTTGTTCTTTCTGGAACGGGTGCTTCGTCGTCAACGAGGTACCTTTTGTAACGTACTGGATCCATAtctattgcttttctttaattGCGTCTAAATTGCATTTCTCCACTCTGCTGCCACCGATCAGCCGCTACAGCGTCGCGTAGTTGATGACGTCATCCGCATGCGGCCCAGCACACTATCTTTCGCGCCGAAAGATAACGGCTGGGCGTAAAAATGGCGATATCAGCGTTGGAGATCCGCTATGTCCTACTTGAATGGACTGAGGGTGAGGATAGAGGGGCCCATAGTATTTTGGCTCTCGACTGTGTCCGGaatttttcagtaaaaacatttcttgaaaGGACTGAAAAAAACGAGAAGCTGGTGGAATGGCGAAAAGGCCGCCAACCCTGGCCGGTGCACCGAGCAAGAATTATTGACGTGGCAAGTATGTTACATGCTAACTTTATCTGACGTTATGTAGTTACATaccacatttaatgttttttctcgcTCTTAAAGAAGTCTAAAATGGATCTTGCTAGGTCCCTGGTTAGCAATAGCTTCGCTTTCTGGCTCATGTTAGCTACATAATTTGCTAATGTAAGCGAAGTCCAATTGGGACTAATGTTAGATTTGGTAACGTTAAGCATGATTAGACAAACGTTTGCAGttcatgataacattttaattttattgcaccAGAATTTGAAAAAACTCTCCAAATTAAACTGCGTGGGatcgagatggagaaagaagtcacacagcaaacaaaacatCCCAAACTCAAAGTACCGTGATCAGGGGCAGACTGAGAAGGCTTCAAAGAAAAGGGTAACTGACTGCACCAATTGGTGCTTTACTTAAatgatctccccctctctctcttgtttcttaATGTGTAGGCATGTGTGTAGGTTTGTAATTGTGTCATCTATGATGATTTCATGTGCTTTGTTGACAAGATGTATGTGCAAGGTGGTGTAACGTAAGTTAATAAGAGTTGGGCTAaaagtcagtctgtttctctctgtcaaggTTGACAATAAAAAGAGATGTCCTTCTAAATACAaccacgaggaggaggaggagaaggaggaggaggaggatgaggcgcGTCATGACAGGCCTTCAAAGAACAAGGTACACTACCAGTCTGCATccagtgtgtgttgttacattgCAATACAGTAAAGATAAGTAAGACTTTTATAATAAAGTGCATTACCAGTAGCTGTAACAAGGTATGACACCGGCACAGTAGGCAACTTTgtcctctcactttctctctccctcccagcggGCCAGCGAAGAGGAGGAGCGTAttggggatgaagaggacatagTACCACCCTCTAAGAAAAAGGTAGCCTAAATGATGACATCCATTGTGTGgtgtattacatacatacattacatgacATACAAGATGAGGaagtttcatgttttaagtaaGGAATAACCACCAGGAGGCCAGACAACCAGTTACATATAGCCAAGTGGAGGGACTTCTGCCCTAGACTTCTTGCCACCTTCCTCTTACACCTCTCGTGACATCctcccagccaatcagaatcaaccatttacaaaataagttatataacaattagctgttgttcttctctctgtctctttctcgtaGACAGCTGCTGAATTTAGAAAACACCTGGATGAACAGatgtgggagagaaggaaacttgaccaaatgcaaagaaatttGCAGGAGTTGAGAAATGAAGTCCATtctcttaaaaatgaaaatgcacgtCTGAAAGACATTATCATCAATCGTAAGTATTcctaatttttatatttattagcaagGTTTTTTCTGGAGATGGATATTGCGGTGGCAGAGAAGTGTaaacttagaaatgttatgGGCTGAAACACGTGTTtggcaaaatatgttgttagctggtgaggtagtgtgtgtgctcataTAGCCGTTGATAAGATTCAAattagatttatatttatttgtctctttctggagGAATTTGTAGAGGGTTAACAAAAGTCATGGCCTAGAGAACATACAGTTCATGAGAATAAATGATGCTTTTCTGCCTTCAACGGCTCAAGAAGGCAATCGGCTCCAGAAAAAAACCCTGGGGAATTAGAATTTGGGAGaaattggagaaagaaaattgcGTTCACAACCAGGTTTCCTATGCAGAGCCTTATCAATGGGCTTTGGAGGGTTTTAGCTTGAGTTCACACCTGCAGGAAATGTCTTTCGAAGAGTAAGGGCACTGAGTTGCTGGGTGCTATTTTGATCTAGTGAttgtaattatagttttttatttatataacctCTTTCTAGAAATCcctcaaatgaaaagtgacatcgCCATTATTGCTCAAAAGGTAAGTTCCTCTgattttcattgctttttaaaattgtttctcaAGCAGAACTGGAGAGACTTGTGATGTTGGGCTGATTGATAgtgttaattttttatgtatttacactttaatttatttaagagaataactatatttttcttctatgaAGAAGACTGGAAGGACTCCTGTGGAGGATCTAGATTCCTCCTTCTCGACTTTTGGAGAAATGCAACCGGTGAGTAACCcccttgcatttttatttatttatttattttacttgttaCTCAAACAGAGCTATAtggatttttattatgtttggcTGATTACTTTTGCATGTAACTTTAATTTATtggcatgtttaatgtttttcaagcCCCCCCTGTAAATAAGAATCTATAGTGGCTTGCTTGGATGAATAGAAATTGTTGAGTTTGACtatgtttctttcttctctaagactccagagaggagacagagcccAGAGGACACCGAGCCCTTTAAAGAGAGTCCCATGGTGACTGAGCGCTTTCGAGAGAcaccacaggtgtgtgtaaccCTTTTATACCTCAGATTTTACTTAAGGTTCCAACTGAGCTATAGGGATTTTTATGTTGGGATAGTTAGTGGTAATATGTAATTTACTTGCCccatatttataaaattgttgaagagtttaacaatgtttttcttctctaacAAGACTGCAGCAACAGCTGAGACCTCAgcgaaaacacaggtgaataacATATTATGTAGTAAGGATGGGTATAAACTGTGTGCTTTGTAGGAGCCAATTAGTGTTATAAGTGAcaatcatcctctcctcctgccccccttcactcctctccacccactgtcttttctccttccctactctccatccaacctcctcctttccccccaccctgtcctcctccttctctcctttaatAACGTTTTGGGCAGtgattaatttgtttcatttctttatcattcatctgcatttatacatatcattaatctgcatttatacataaaaaCCTATTAACTATTGGGAAGCTAAGCATAAGAATcaatatgaaacatgaaaaagtttctaaaaattgccaataaatgtatattgtgatgtgaaattatttttcagatggAAGTTATAAAGGGCTCTGGGGTGTTTTGCCAGGCAGAAGCGTGGAAAGCAGCCCGCCTTGCCCCCTCTGCTACTGCCATGGTGCGGAATCTCCTGCTGGGCACCTTTGATTTGGAGACTTTGCTGAAAAGCAACCTGAATggtacaaaacaacatgttcctAATCTCTTctgtccttgaaaaaaaaaaacagtcatatTCTGTGGAATAAATTATGTGTGTGCGGGCATACCATCGCTTTTTTACttggcatttttgtatttccttgcacctcaagaaaacatgatgtgtatataaaaaaaactcttgcTTTCTCCACCTTCATTTTACACCCCtttcataataattttgaaatattactttAAGGTGGGAAGCCAACCAGAGGGGATGGGGACCAGCTGGTCGCACTTGACCAAATTAAAAAGGCAGCCATTATTGGTGAGTAAATGCATAATGCATTGAGAAGGGAAAACCAAACTTTTAAGACTTTATAAGTTCACCACTTTAACCATAGCCTACTTGTAACAAAATTTATTAGGCATCAATGGAGACTGCATAAAGTAGGGCACCAATTATTGTTACTGTATCTGCTACTAATTCATCGCTTTCTGACTTCTTGATCCTACCTTTCCTCTTCTAAAGCCACATTGCTGGGGTATTGCGCTGTAAGGTGTGTAGTCCTCTATTTTGTAGAACATATAGTGTTGCAAATAACCTCATGGCATATTGTTGTCGTCTGAAGTGTTCTTAAATAATCATATTCACCCCTCCTTCACCTTAATCccctctgtcctgtgtttgtgccTTATTTTGTCTATACCGGTTATTGATTTGCTTGATTTTATTGCTTGATCTTATTGCACTTCGAGTAAACCTAGCATGGCAGCTCGcgggtggaatgtgtgtgtgaatgggtcaatgggaggacattgtaatgtattttggggGTGCAGGAAAATGCTATAAAAGTGCAGCCCATTGACAACTAGATATGTTTACATGTGCAAAGTTTCTTACATCAGATAAAAAATTTGAGGGATTAGAATATCTGAATCTGTTTACATGGAAACAAATAATCTAATCATGACGTGCATAAACATGCACCAAGCCTTATTCAGAATAATAGCATTTTGACATCCGCAGAGCGGTCTTAATTTCCCTAAAACAACTGCAGAAGTTGtacttcacctgtgttttaagcTAAACAAAAAACTCGGGAGTGGCAACATTTTTCCTATccatgaattttctctgctttggATGCACATGattgactgtgtgactgttaaCAATGCAGTTCCCATGACGGACGTGTGCATATGAAAgaacaatgccccccccccaaaaaggggGGGTGATGTTTCCAATCagaatttctttcagatttagCAGAATCCAATCAGAATCTTCCAATTGACGTGtttacatgacacattttttattatggtcAGCCCTTTATCCAAAATATGTCTCCAGTCGCAGCTGTACTGTAAGCACTTTGGGTTCCTGATGAagcactatattattattatactgtctaattatttttgtcttctctaGATGCTACATTGAAGAAGTGGCCGGCAGCCAGCCGAGGGCAGATAGGCACATCTATCAATTCAAAGCTCACGGAGCTGAGAAGATCAACaagataaatagttttttttttctattcagttttttgtcttgtttttgttcttgttctaTTTGATTGttcttaagtaaataaataaatgtacatttctacattttgggcttttatttattttgcatagtagctatggattttaataattttactaaTATATAGGTAAACATATAGGTgcatatatacatgcatatatgCACCCATATATActtgcatatatgtacctatataggtacatgtatgcacgtatatatgtacccatatatgtacacatatgtgcatatatgggtacatatatacgtgcatatatgtacctatataggtacatataagcccgtatatatgtacacatatgtgcatatatgtgtacatatatgcacacatatatacgtgcatatatgtacctatataggtacatatatgtacccatatatgtacatatatgtgtatatatgtacatataatatAGGAAAACGGCCAATTTTATATATGTcacatatattaaaaacatatatcaaaacctatatttaaacatatatgtttatataggtTATTTCCATGTGGGTTGTATTGGCTATGCTATCTCCAGTACCTGCCTCTCCTTGTTGCAGGACAGTAGTTCAGGGAAACCGAGAGCCAACATACTGGGTGGAGTTTTGTGACGTGGCAGACTTGCAGAGACACAACAAGCGGTGGACTGTTTCACCTtgacatccagatggtcactaaCATCACTAGAACCTTCCAGGTTATTTCTTGTGTACCGTAGGCCTCTATCCCAATCAAATTGAAAATTACACAGCTGCCTGGTGaaagtcttttttttctcaaaatgttggGCGATGCTACAATACGAGAGCAACAGTTCCCCATGAAACGCTGTCAACAAGCCAAACAGAGAAGTTAAATGAACAGACTTTTTATTGATCAGCATTCGGGATAATGTGTATCCAAGTCTATGCTCTGTTGCGCTGTCAACAAATTGCCCTTTCTTCTACTAAGGAGCAgtgatgttgatgatgatgatgatgatgacaagaCACTGTGGGTATTTTGTTGCGTCTGCATACTATTGCTTACATAACCATGTGACACCGCGGAAAAGGGAATCGCACGCGTGTTCGCGCACGTGTGTTCGCGCACGCGTTCCtactcacacacagaaaacgGCGGGAGCGGTCACTTCAGGTTATCTCATGGttgccccctctctctcatctctcccgtTTTTTTACCCCTCCGGCATTCCTATTGAATTTTCATTCCATTCGAAATGAATTGAGCTGCTTGCCACGTTGCGTTGTAATGAGTCAATGCAGTCGATTGTCTAACTATGTTTATTGACGTGACAGCGGTGAGTTCCATTTGCTGGCCGTTTCCTGCCCGAACATTAGAGACAAATCAAGGAGCAAATGGTAGCTTGTTTCCCGCAGGCTGTTGGTTAAGAATGCACTGCCTTATCTGCCTGCTGGTTAAGAATAAACAGGCTTGTCAATTGAATCAAGTCCAATTAAACCTTATTTATTCAGCAGATTTCGTACAGGGAACGTATTTCACGGCGCTCTgtgaatataaataaatgtaccgTGATCAGAAACTAGAGAGATTGAGAACGACAACATTAGATGAAATAGTGAAACAATAGTACAGTACAAGAATAACAAATGAGCTGCCAGGGGagtaggaggagagaggaggaggagaggggaggaggaggagggaaggaggaggatggtgtgggggattgaggaggaggagactcAGCTGGTACGgtccaatggtaccctgactttTGTGTGGTGTGTAGAAATGACAGGGACTCAGGACCTCCAGGTTGTGACACCAATCCGTTTGGATCGTAACTCCCCTCAGCCACAGCCACAGGAGTGGCCAAAATGACTCCCATCTCCTAAATGGGCCGTGATCCGAAGGAGTGCGCTGTGTAGGGACGAGGGTGCCATTTTAGACACATCCCAGGCACCAATGGGCCCCACAGGTCTCGTTACCATGGCCCCGACTCACTAAGACGGTCCCcagttgccatggcaacccGCTGGCCACTTTATGTGACACTGACCCTGAGCGATGACAAGAGTTGAGTAGTGATGACCTCACACAATTTGTCTGGGGTCGAAGTCTGATGACCCGTAATGTCTTCCTTCCAGGAAGAGAGATACAGTATtcgtacacgcacacacacacacacacacaccaacccacacacacaccaacccacacacacacatggaagttgagaacacacacatatacacacacacacatacacaaacacgcacaaccAAGCTCATCGTTAGTCATTTCTG
The window above is part of the Esox lucius isolate fEsoLuc1 chromosome 4, fEsoLuc1.pri, whole genome shotgun sequence genome. Proteins encoded here:
- the LOC117594412 gene encoding uncharacterized protein LOC117594412; this translates as MNQPIPGPSSSPGEPVEEHLEDPTSPTLDQKPTKEQVELLLLALKLKHGLTNRALEDIMHLINFIAGPGGELVSGSKYLFYKAFDSVKDILEVHYVCKSCKVSMQEGPFNVKCPVCDQDTSKAHAQKDQCFLYLPLKYQIKKLLEDHQLGKHLKHRFEKKDASIKDIYDGHLYKKRSPLASPDSISLTFNCDGVPVHKSNTKSLWPILCTINELPIQLRAKHVMLCGLWFGQNKPNMNTYMKPFVDECIELYSNGLIWESESGEIVTSKVLLTTMVADSVARPLIQNFKQFNGEFGCSFCMQKGTSVLKRRGRVRAYPYEKAELRNPSQTDDLVEEALAGNPTKGVKGPSILSCLPDFNIIDGCVPDYMHSVLLGVARSITTLWFHSENNQSPWYIGHSTEQIDDI
- the LOC117594411 gene encoding cancer-related regulator of actin dynamics homolog isoform X3, encoding MAISALEIRYVLLEWTEGEDRGAHSILALDCVRNFSVKTFLERTEKNEKLVEWRKGRQPWPVHRARIIDVNLKKLSKLNCVGSRWRKKSHSKQNIPNSKYRDQGQTEKASKKRVDNKKRCPSKYNHEEEEEKEEEEDEARHDRPSKNKRASEEEERIGDEEDIVPPSKKKTAAEFRKHLDEQMWERRKLDQMQRNLQELRNEVHSLKNENARLKDIIINQIPQMKSDIAIIAQKKTGRTPVEDLDSSFSTFGEMQPTPERRQSPEDTEPFKESPMVTERFRETPQTAATAETSAKTQMEVIKGSGVFCQAEAWKAARLAPSATAMVRNLLLGTFDLETLLKSNLNGGKPTRGDGDQLVALDQIKKAAIIDATLKKWPAASRGQIGTSINSKLTELRRSTR
- the LOC117594411 gene encoding uncharacterized protein LOC117594411 isoform X1 — translated: MAISALEIRYVLLEWTEGEDRGAHSILALDCVRNFSVKTFLERTEKNEKLVEWRKGRQPWPVHRARIIDVNLKKLSKLNCVGSRWRKKSHSKQNIPNSKYRDQGQTEKASKKRVDNKKRCPSKYNHEEEEEKEEEEDEARHDRPSKNKRASEEEERIGDEEDIVPPSKKKTAAEFRKHLDEQMWERRKLDQMQRNLQELRNEVHSLKNENARLKDIIINQIPQMKSDIAIIAQKKTGRTPVEDLDSSFSTFGEMQPTPERRQSPEDTEPFKESPMVTERFRETPQTAATAETSAKTQMEVIKGSGVFCQAEAWKAARLAPSATAMVRNLLLGTFDLETLLKSNLNGGKPTRGDGDQLVALDQIKKAAIIATLLGYCAVRCYIEEVAGSQPRADRHIYQFKAHGAEKINKINSFFFLFSFLSCFCSCSI
- the LOC117594411 gene encoding cancer-related regulator of actin dynamics homolog isoform X4, whose amino-acid sequence is MLDLVTLSMIRQTFAVHDNILILLHQNLKKLSKLNCVGSRWRKKSHSKQNIPNSKYRDQGQTEKASKKRVDNKKRCPSKYNHEEEEEKEEEEDEARHDRPSKNKRASEEEERIGDEEDIVPPSKKKTAAEFRKHLDEQMWERRKLDQMQRNLQELRNEVHSLKNENARLKDIIINQIPQMKSDIAIIAQKKTGRTPVEDLDSSFSTFGEMQPTPERRQSPEDTEPFKESPMVTERFRETPQTAATAETSAKTQMEVIKGSGVFCQAEAWKAARLAPSATAMVRNLLLGTFDLETLLKSNLNGGKPTRGDGDQLVALDQIKKAAIIATLLGYCAVRCYIEEVAGSQPRADRHIYQFKAHGAEKINKINSFFFLFSFLSCFCSCSI
- the LOC117594411 gene encoding uncharacterized protein LOC117594411 isoform X2, with the protein product MAISALEIRYVLLEWTEGEDRGAHSILALDCVRNFSVKTFLERTEKNEKLVEWRKGRQPWPVHRARIIDVNLKKLSKLNCVGSRWRKKSHSKQNIPNSKYRDQGQTEKASKKRVDNKKRCPSKYNHEEEEEKEEEEDEARHDRPSKNKRASEEEERIGDEEDIVPPSKKKTAAEFRKHLDEQMWERRKLDQMQRNLQELRNEVHSLKNENARLKDIIINQIPQMKSDIAIIAQKTGRTPVEDLDSSFSTFGEMQPTPERRQSPEDTEPFKESPMVTERFRETPQTAATAETSAKTQMEVIKGSGVFCQAEAWKAARLAPSATAMVRNLLLGTFDLETLLKSNLNGGKPTRGDGDQLVALDQIKKAAIIATLLGYCAVRCYIEEVAGSQPRADRHIYQFKAHGAEKINKINSFFFLFSFLSCFCSCSI